In Acidimicrobiales bacterium, one genomic interval encodes:
- a CDS encoding DUF222 domain-containing protein, producing MGEQVCDVVVVEGVVGDEVGRLPLERLEAEITSLAGQLAAAECRWLLLVAEMDRRRGWESWECRSCAQWLSWRCGLSLRAAHERVRVARALGGLPVVTEAFSSGQLSYSKVRAVTRFATEATESEVVEMATHATAAHLDTIAAAHARAGDVGAAERREAQRYVRWHTDDDGTFVLSARLPPEAGALVRQAVEAAVELLRADERRAEREAAAADGDDGPECPAGHSPDTDCPETALAVEGSECPAGHSPDVDDQGGSVVEGVVNPDDPVGARRADALGAIMAAALAGEPLERLVVHRHQVVVHADLGLDQGDGVGLSGHLQDGPGLSAETIRRLACDSTIVTMVTEDGEPVGTTQTSSVPAATRRAVVNRDHRRCRWPGCTSRHVDVHHITYQSNGGSHAVSNLLLLCRHHHRAVHEGGYRITGTATAAVFLRPDGTFVPSCHGGVTPGTGDLAEANQRLGIDIGPDTIETRWDGEPLDLHHTIWALLTHEPRAA from the coding sequence ATGGGTGAACAGGTGTGCGATGTGGTGGTGGTCGAGGGCGTGGTTGGCGACGAGGTGGGGCGGTTGCCGTTGGAGCGGTTGGAGGCGGAGATCACGTCGTTGGCAGGCCAGCTGGCGGCGGCGGAGTGCCGGTGGTTGTTGTTGGTGGCGGAGATGGATCGTCGGCGGGGGTGGGAGTCGTGGGAGTGCCGGTCGTGCGCGCAGTGGTTGTCGTGGCGGTGCGGGCTGAGCTTGCGTGCGGCACACGAGCGGGTGCGGGTGGCCAGGGCGCTTGGTGGTTTGCCGGTGGTGACGGAGGCGTTCTCGTCGGGGCAGCTGTCGTATTCGAAGGTGCGGGCGGTGACCCGGTTCGCCACTGAGGCGACGGAGTCCGAGGTGGTGGAGATGGCCACCCATGCCACTGCGGCTCATCTCGACACGATTGCGGCGGCGCATGCCCGGGCGGGTGATGTGGGGGCGGCGGAGCGTCGGGAAGCGCAGCGGTACGTGCGGTGGCACACCGATGACGACGGCACCTTCGTGTTGTCGGCTCGTCTGCCGCCGGAGGCGGGTGCGTTGGTGCGTCAGGCGGTCGAGGCGGCGGTGGAGCTGTTGCGCGCCGATGAGCGGCGAGCCGAGCGGGAGGCCGCCGCGGCTGATGGCGATGACGGGCCCGAGTGCCCCGCGGGGCACTCCCCGGACACCGATTGCCCGGAGACTGCGCTGGCCGTTGAGGGTTCGGAGTGCCCCGCGGGGCACTCCCCGGACGTCGACGACCAGGGCGGATCTGTGGTGGAGGGCGTCGTGAACCCGGATGATCCGGTCGGGGCTCGGCGGGCTGATGCGTTGGGGGCGATCATGGCGGCGGCGTTGGCGGGTGAGCCGTTGGAGCGCTTGGTGGTGCACCGCCACCAGGTGGTGGTCCACGCCGATCTCGGCCTGGACCAGGGCGATGGGGTCGGGTTGTCCGGTCACCTCCAGGACGGGCCCGGCCTGTCGGCTGAGACCATCCGGCGCCTGGCGTGTGACTCGACCATCGTCACGATGGTCACCGAGGACGGCGAGCCGGTCGGCACCACCCAGACCTCCAGTGTCCCGGCGGCCACCCGGCGGGCGGTGGTGAACCGGGATCACCGGCGGTGCCGGTGGCCGGGCTGCACCAGCCGCCACGTCGATGTGCACCACATCACGTATCAGTCCAACGGCGGCAGCCATGCCGTGAGCAACCTGTTGTTGTTGTGCCGTCACCACCACCGGGCCGTCCACGAGGGCGGCTACCGCATCACCGGCACTGCCACCGCTGCGGTGTTTCTCCGTCCCGACGGCACCTTCGTGCCGAGCTGCCACGGCGGGGTCACGCCTGGCACCGGTGATCTCGCCGAGGCCAACCAGCGGCTCGGCATCGACATCGGCCCCGACACCATCGAGACCCGCTGGGACGGCGAACCCCTCGACCTCCACCACACCATCTGGGCGCTCCTCACCCACGAACCCCGGGCCGCCTGA
- a CDS encoding type II toxin-antitoxin system PemK/MazF family toxin, with protein MRRGEIRLVDLDPSRGAEANKRRPAVIVSNDGANTTAERLGRGVITVVPVTSNVTRAHPFQVILDAASTGLDRDSKAQAEQVRSVAVERIGPRLGDLTGELVAALDEALRLHLAL; from the coding sequence ATGCGCCGAGGCGAGATCCGGCTCGTCGATCTCGACCCATCCCGAGGCGCGGAGGCAAACAAGCGCCGACCAGCCGTCATCGTGAGCAACGACGGTGCGAACACGACGGCCGAGCGCCTGGGCCGAGGTGTGATCACCGTCGTCCCGGTCACCTCCAACGTGACCCGCGCTCATCCGTTCCAGGTGATCTTGGATGCCGCCAGCACCGGCCTCGACCGGGACTCGAAGGCCCAAGCGGAACAGGTCCGGTCGGTCGCCGTCGAGCGCATCGGTCCCCGTCTCGGCGATCTCACCGGCGAGCTCGTGGCAGCACTCGACGAAGCGTTGCGCCTCCACCTCGCCCTCTGA
- a CDS encoding ribbon-helix-helix domain-containing protein, whose translation MKLSVSLPDEDVDFLDRYASNQGIGSRSAAVRRAVRLLRASELGPAYEDAWADWADGSDEVWEPSVGDGLA comes from the coding sequence ATGAAGCTGAGCGTGAGCCTTCCCGACGAGGACGTCGACTTCCTGGATCGCTACGCGTCGAACCAGGGGATCGGTTCACGCTCCGCCGCCGTGAGGAGGGCCGTCCGGCTGCTCCGCGCCTCGGAGCTCGGACCCGCCTACGAGGACGCGTGGGCCGACTGGGCCGACGGCTCCGACGAGGTGTGGGAGCCGTCCGTCGGCGACGGGCTCGCCTGA
- the folK gene encoding 2-amino-4-hydroxy-6-hydroxymethyldihydropteridine diphosphokinase yields MRAFLSLGSNLGDRAAFLRQAVAAMPDVVAVSPVYETGPVGGTEQGRYLNAVVELDTELEPRALLELCARLEADAKRVRLERWGPRTLDVDVLLVGDLTVDEPDLEVPHPRMWDRRFVLAPLADLAPELVPAAVLARSEGEVEQVEGLTLR; encoded by the coding sequence GTGAGAGCGTTCCTCTCCCTCGGGTCGAACCTGGGCGACCGCGCCGCCTTCCTGCGGCAGGCGGTGGCCGCCATGCCCGACGTCGTGGCGGTCTCGCCCGTCTACGAGACGGGCCCGGTCGGGGGGACGGAGCAGGGCCGCTACCTCAACGCCGTGGTCGAGCTCGACACCGAGCTGGAGCCGCGGGCGCTCCTCGAGCTGTGCGCCCGGCTGGAGGCCGACGCGAAGCGGGTGCGCCTCGAGCGGTGGGGTCCCCGGACCCTCGATGTCGACGTCCTACTGGTGGGCGACCTCACCGTCGACGAGCCCGACCTCGAGGTGCCCCACCCCCGCATGTGGGACCGTCGCTTCGTCCTCGCCCCCCTCGCCGACCTCGCCCCCGAGCTGGTGCCCGCAGCGGTGCTGGCGCGCAGCGAGGGAGAGGTCGAGCAGGTCGAGGGCCTCACGCTCCGCTAA
- the folB gene encoding dihydroneopterin aldolase translates to MADDRIELRGLRLLGICGVLPEEQDRAQPLEVDLDVLADLTAAGRSDDLADTIDYGAVCTRVELTVTGSRVALLEHLAERIAEVVLALDPRISGVTVGIRKLRPPVPQDLATSGVCITRHR, encoded by the coding sequence GTGGCTGACGACCGCATCGAGCTGCGGGGGCTTCGCCTCCTCGGCATCTGCGGTGTCCTGCCCGAGGAGCAGGACCGGGCCCAGCCCCTCGAGGTCGACCTCGACGTCCTGGCCGACCTCACGGCCGCCGGCCGCTCCGACGACCTGGCAGACACCATCGACTACGGGGCGGTGTGCACCCGTGTGGAGCTCACGGTCACGGGGAGCCGGGTGGCGCTCCTCGAGCACCTCGCCGAGCGCATCGCCGAGGTCGTCCTCGCCCTCGACCCCCGCATCAGCGGGGTGACCGTGGGCATCCGCAAGCTGCGGCCCCCGGTACCCCAGGACCTGGCCACGTCGGGGGTCTGCATCACCCGTCACCGGTGA
- the folP gene encoding dihydropteroate synthase, whose amino-acid sequence MGVLNVTPDSFSDGGRYVDPEAAVAHGLAMVAEGADVVDVGGESTRPGAEPVTPGEERRRVEPVVAALAPHVRVSVDTRRAEVAVAAIGAGATLVNDVSASLWRVAAEAQVGWVAMHMQGEPRTMQDDPRYDDVVSEVRDHLVARAEEALAGGVGEVWVDPGIGFGKTGTHNLELLRRLDELVAAGHPVVVGASRKRFLGDLTGGAPVDDRLEASVAVAVWSMAHGVAMVRVHDVAATVAGARLLGDEVAV is encoded by the coding sequence ATGGGAGTGCTGAACGTCACGCCCGACTCGTTCTCCGACGGTGGTCGCTACGTCGACCCCGAGGCGGCGGTCGCCCACGGCTTGGCGATGGTCGCCGAGGGCGCCGACGTGGTCGACGTCGGTGGTGAGTCGACCCGGCCCGGGGCCGAGCCCGTCACGCCCGGCGAGGAGCGCCGGCGGGTTGAGCCGGTGGTCGCCGCCCTGGCGCCCCACGTGCGGGTGTCGGTCGACACCCGCCGCGCCGAGGTCGCCGTCGCCGCCATCGGTGCCGGGGCCACCTTGGTCAACGACGTGTCGGCGTCGCTCTGGCGGGTGGCAGCCGAGGCGCAGGTCGGCTGGGTGGCCATGCACATGCAGGGTGAGCCCCGGACCATGCAGGACGACCCCCGCTACGACGACGTGGTGTCCGAGGTCCGCGACCACCTGGTGGCGCGGGCCGAAGAGGCGCTCGCCGGCGGGGTCGGCGAGGTCTGGGTCGACCCGGGGATCGGGTTCGGCAAGACCGGGACCCACAACCTGGAGCTGCTTCGCCGCCTCGACGAGCTGGTCGCCGCCGGCCACCCCGTGGTGGTGGGCGCCAGCCGGAAGCGGTTCCTCGGCGACCTCACCGGCGGCGCCCCGGTCGACGACCGCCTCGAGGCGTCGGTGGCCGTGGCGGTGTGGTCCATGGCGCACGGGGTCGCCATGGTGCGGGTGCACGACGTGGCGGCCACCGTGGCCGGTGCCCGCCTGCTCGGCGACGAGGTGGCGGTGTGA
- the folE gene encoding GTP cyclohydrolase I FolE produces MTAADDRTVVARSQSDLEGNGELPPAMVDKPRIERAVREILEAIGEDPDRDGLVNTPARVARLYEEVCAGLHESADHHLAVTFEADHDEMVMVRDIPVYSLCEHHLIPFFGQAHVAYIPGRDGRITGLSKLARLVDAYAKRPQVQEKLTTQIADEIERTLQPRGVLVVIEAEHLCMSMRGVRKPGSSTVTSAVRGLFRDNAATRSEAMDFIHRSHR; encoded by the coding sequence ATGACCGCTGCGGACGACCGCACGGTCGTGGCGCGGAGCCAGTCCGACCTCGAGGGCAACGGCGAGCTGCCGCCAGCCATGGTCGACAAGCCCCGCATCGAACGGGCGGTGCGCGAGATCCTCGAGGCCATCGGGGAGGACCCCGACCGCGACGGCCTGGTCAACACGCCCGCGCGCGTCGCCCGCCTGTACGAGGAGGTGTGCGCCGGCCTGCACGAGTCGGCCGACCACCACCTGGCGGTGACCTTCGAGGCCGACCACGACGAGATGGTCATGGTCCGCGACATCCCCGTCTACTCCCTCTGTGAACACCACCTGATCCCGTTCTTCGGCCAGGCCCACGTGGCGTACATCCCGGGCCGCGACGGGCGCATCACCGGGCTCTCCAAGCTGGCCCGCCTGGTCGACGCCTACGCCAAGCGGCCCCAGGTGCAGGAGAAGCTCACCACCCAGATCGCCGACGAGATCGAACGCACCCTGCAGCCGCGGGGCGTGCTGGTGGTGATCGAGGCCGAGCACCTGTGCATGTCGATGCGCGGCGTGCGCAAGCCGGGCTCCTCGACGGTGACCTCGGCGGTGCGGGGGCTGTTCCGCGACAATGCGGCCACGCGCAGCGAGGCGATGGACTTCATCCACCGCTCCCACCGTTGA
- the ftsH gene encoding ATP-dependent zinc metalloprotease FtsH encodes MHKVVRSVAFWVVLALVVVVGAAQVLTGGGDERQELRYDEFRDRVVAGEVADAAVDIGDRTSTITGELVNGTTYETTFATESSDRVTSLLDEADLPYTVDTEEGSFLVSMLISLLPFVLILGIFLFFINSMQGGGNKVMQFGKSKAKPVAKDQPKVTFADVAGSDEAVEELQEIKEFLESPAKFQAIGAKIPKGVLLFGPPGTGKTLLARAVAGEAGVPFFSISGSDFVEMFVGVGASRVRDLFEQAKAASPAIIFVDEIDAVGRHRGAGMGGGHDEREQTLNQLLVEMDGFDVKSGVILIAATNRPDILDPALLRPGRFDRQIVVDRPDMEGRRAILNVHGKGKPLGSDIDIKVLARRTPGFTGADLANLMNEAALLTARRGDRSIDMSAMEEAIDRVMAGPERKSRVMSDKEKRVIAYHEGGHALVGHVLPGTDPIHKVSIVARGRALGWTLALPTEDKHMQTRSELRDELAMLLGGRTAEELVFGDPTTGAQNDIERATQIARSMVTEFGMADDLGPQQLGQKAGEPFLGRDMGHERNYSDEVAAKVDSEVRRLIDNAHTEAEEILCQHRATLDRLADALIEHETLDTAELMEIFGELPEWSGVDAAPAKRRAPARPRAAKGAVAAAATAADDAPAPKGRPKAPARRRRPSAGPAPA; translated from the coding sequence GTGCACAAGGTCGTTCGCAGTGTCGCCTTCTGGGTGGTCCTCGCCCTCGTGGTGGTGGTCGGCGCCGCCCAGGTCCTGACAGGCGGCGGCGACGAGCGCCAGGAGCTGCGCTACGACGAGTTCCGCGACCGGGTGGTCGCCGGCGAGGTCGCCGACGCCGCGGTCGACATCGGCGACCGGACGTCGACGATCACCGGGGAGCTCGTCAACGGCACCACGTACGAGACGACCTTCGCCACCGAGTCGAGTGACCGGGTCACCTCCCTGCTCGACGAGGCCGACCTGCCCTACACCGTCGACACCGAAGAGGGCTCGTTCCTGGTCAGCATGCTCATCTCCCTGCTGCCGTTCGTGCTGATCCTCGGCATCTTCTTGTTCTTCATCAACTCGATGCAGGGCGGTGGCAACAAGGTCATGCAGTTCGGCAAGTCGAAGGCCAAGCCGGTCGCCAAGGACCAGCCCAAGGTCACCTTCGCCGACGTCGCCGGCTCCGACGAGGCCGTCGAGGAGCTCCAGGAGATCAAGGAGTTCCTCGAGTCGCCCGCCAAGTTCCAGGCCATCGGGGCCAAGATCCCCAAGGGCGTTCTGCTGTTCGGTCCTCCCGGCACGGGCAAGACCCTGCTGGCCCGGGCCGTCGCCGGCGAGGCCGGCGTCCCGTTCTTCTCGATCTCGGGGTCCGACTTCGTGGAGATGTTCGTCGGCGTCGGTGCCAGCCGCGTGCGTGACCTCTTCGAGCAGGCCAAGGCCGCCAGCCCGGCGATCATCTTCGTCGACGAGATCGACGCCGTCGGCCGTCACCGCGGCGCGGGCATGGGCGGCGGCCACGACGAGCGCGAGCAGACCCTCAACCAGCTGCTCGTCGAGATGGACGGCTTCGACGTGAAGTCGGGCGTCATCCTCATCGCCGCCACCAACCGGCCCGACATCCTCGACCCGGCGCTCCTGCGACCCGGCCGCTTCGACCGCCAGATCGTGGTCGACCGCCCCGACATGGAGGGCCGCCGGGCCATCCTCAACGTCCACGGCAAGGGCAAGCCCCTCGGGTCCGACATCGACATCAAGGTCCTCGCCCGTCGCACCCCGGGCTTCACGGGGGCCGACCTGGCCAACCTCATGAACGAGGCGGCGCTGCTCACCGCCCGCCGGGGCGACCGCAGCATCGACATGTCCGCCATGGAGGAGGCCATCGACCGGGTGATGGCCGGGCCCGAGCGCAAGAGCCGGGTCATGTCCGACAAGGAGAAGCGGGTCATCGCCTACCACGAGGGGGGCCACGCCCTCGTCGGCCACGTGCTGCCGGGCACCGACCCGATCCACAAGGTCTCCATCGTCGCCCGCGGCCGGGCCCTCGGCTGGACCCTTGCCCTTCCCACCGAGGACAAGCACATGCAGACCCGCTCCGAGCTGCGCGACGAGCTGGCCATGCTCCTCGGCGGACGCACCGCCGAGGAGCTGGTCTTCGGCGACCCCACCACCGGCGCCCAGAACGACATCGAGCGGGCCACCCAGATCGCCCGGTCGATGGTCACCGAGTTCGGCATGGCCGACGACCTCGGTCCGCAGCAGCTCGGCCAGAAGGCCGGCGAGCCGTTCCTCGGCCGCGACATGGGCCACGAGCGCAACTACTCCGACGAGGTGGCGGCCAAGGTCGACTCCGAGGTCCGCCGGCTCATCGACAACGCCCACACCGAGGCCGAGGAGATCCTCTGCCAGCACCGCGCCACGCTCGACCGCCTCGCCGACGCCCTCATCGAGCACGAGACGCTCGACACCGCCGAGCTGATGGAGATCTTCGGCGAGCTGCCGGAGTGGTCTGGCGTCGACGCGGCGCCCGCCAAGCGCCGCGCCCCGGCGCGGCCTCGCGCCGCCAAGGGTGCGGTGGCGGCGGCGGCGACGGCGGCCGACGACGCGCCCGCACCCAAGGGCCGGCCCAAGGCGCCGGCACGGCGACGCCGGCCGAGCGCGGGGCCGGCGCCCGCATGA
- the hpt gene encoding hypoxanthine phosphoribosyltransferase, whose amino-acid sequence MGDDQGASDLGEVVVAADQLQARVAELGAQITEDYAGRPPLLVGVLKGAIMFMADLSRAIDLPVELDFMAVSSYGSTTRTSGVVRIVKDLDIDLAGRHVLLVEDIVDSGLTLAYLRRNLMVRSPASLEVCALLVRAGHALDEADLRYVGFEIPPDFVVGYGLDVAERHRNLPFVCRYAGDPRA is encoded by the coding sequence ATGGGCGACGACCAGGGGGCCAGCGATCTGGGTGAGGTGGTCGTCGCCGCCGACCAGCTGCAGGCCCGGGTGGCCGAGCTCGGCGCCCAGATCACCGAGGACTACGCCGGCCGGCCCCCGCTGCTCGTCGGCGTCCTCAAGGGGGCCATCATGTTCATGGCCGACCTGTCCCGGGCGATCGACCTGCCCGTCGAGCTCGACTTCATGGCGGTCTCCTCCTACGGCAGCACCACCCGCACGAGCGGGGTGGTGCGCATCGTGAAGGACCTCGACATCGACCTCGCTGGTCGCCACGTGCTGCTGGTCGAGGACATCGTCGACAGCGGGCTCACCCTCGCCTACCTACGCCGCAACCTCATGGTCCGCAGCCCCGCCAGCCTCGAGGTGTGCGCCCTGCTCGTGCGCGCCGGCCACGCCCTCGACGAGGCCGACCTCCGCTACGTCGGCTTCGAGATCCCGCCCGACTTCGTCGTCGGCTACGGCCTCGACGTGGCCGAGCGGCACCGGAACCTTCCCTTCGTCTGCCGCTACGCGGGCGATCCTCGGGCCTGA
- the tilS gene encoding tRNA lysidine(34) synthetase TilS — translation MTAARPAVTDELLARCAFPPPGTAATVAASGGADSLALLLLAVAAGLDVTAVHVDHGLRPGSDLEAGVVAAAAGSLGVPWSSVRVEVGAGPNLEARARKARRAVLPADAMTGHTLDDRAETVVLNLLRGSGLDGLGGIRPGPTKPILALRRAETTALCEAAGLVVVDDPSNRDPAFRRNRVRHELLPLANDVAERDLAPVLARTADLLADDAAALDALALALDPTDARALAAAPVAVARRAVRGWLVSAAPPHPPDAATVARVLAVAGGEARATEVGAGRRVARTAGRLRLEPPDGGAGRAP, via the coding sequence GTGACGGCTGCGCGCCCGGCGGTCACCGACGAGCTGCTGGCGCGCTGCGCCTTCCCCCCACCCGGCACCGCCGCCACCGTGGCCGCGTCGGGCGGGGCCGACTCGCTCGCCCTCCTGCTCCTCGCGGTGGCCGCCGGCCTCGACGTGACCGCGGTGCACGTCGATCACGGCCTGCGCCCGGGCTCCGATCTCGAGGCCGGGGTCGTCGCTGCGGCAGCCGGGTCGCTCGGCGTCCCGTGGTCATCGGTCCGGGTCGAGGTCGGCGCCGGCCCGAACCTCGAGGCTCGTGCCCGCAAGGCCCGCCGGGCGGTGCTGCCGGCCGACGCCATGACCGGTCACACGCTCGACGACCGGGCGGAGACCGTGGTGCTCAACCTCCTCCGGGGTTCGGGGCTCGACGGGCTCGGCGGCATCCGGCCGGGACCCACCAAGCCCATCCTCGCCCTGCGACGCGCCGAGACCACCGCCCTGTGTGAGGCAGCGGGCCTGGTGGTGGTCGACGACCCGAGCAACCGCGACCCCGCCTTCCGGCGCAACCGGGTCCGCCACGAGCTGCTGCCCCTCGCCAACGACGTGGCCGAGCGCGACCTGGCACCTGTCCTCGCCCGCACCGCCGACCTGCTGGCCGACGATGCCGCCGCGCTCGACGCCCTCGCTCTGGCCCTCGATCCCACCGACGCCCGAGCACTGGCGGCGGCGCCGGTGGCCGTCGCCCGTCGCGCCGTCCGGGGCTGGCTGGTCTCGGCGGCGCCGCCGCACCCGCCCGACGCCGCCACCGTCGCCCGGGTGCTGGCGGTCGCCGGTGGCGAGGCCCGGGCCACCGAGGTGGGCGCCGGTCGACGGGTGGCCCGAACCGCGGGACGCCTCCGCCTCGAGCCACCGGACGGTGGCGCCGGCCGTGCACCGTAG
- a CDS encoding zinc-dependent metalloprotease: protein MAWGLAEKVAVRVSGREPFAASYHHDSLAGDFEELTAEAETLVSEATGLVSLAGPARARVTDRVGWVRANVASFQRLLRPLTEKLGETVGANPVAGAVTRNVAGAELGALLGWMSTRVLGQYDLLIVEEESPEDQDLVYYVGPNILALEKRFAFPPREFRLWLALHEVTHRLQFTGIPWLRPHFLSLVEGSIGDVSVDPKRFLDVIRRAADEVLAGRNPLDEGGIVALVATPEQQLVMSRIGGMMSLLEGHGDVTMDRAGADRIPSAERFGRVLRQRRAQRSGPARVLQKLIGLEAKLNQYEQGERFIEAVEAAGGTGLLDRAWTGPEWLPSMDEIRAPAMWIERVEALAGADAGTSTS, encoded by the coding sequence GTGGCCTGGGGGCTCGCCGAGAAGGTGGCGGTGCGCGTCTCCGGACGTGAGCCCTTCGCCGCCTCGTACCACCACGACTCCCTCGCCGGCGACTTCGAGGAGCTCACCGCCGAGGCCGAGACCCTCGTGTCGGAGGCCACGGGACTCGTCTCGCTCGCCGGTCCCGCCCGGGCCCGGGTCACCGACCGCGTCGGTTGGGTGCGCGCCAACGTGGCGTCGTTCCAGCGACTGCTCCGACCCCTGACCGAGAAGCTCGGCGAGACGGTGGGTGCCAACCCCGTGGCGGGCGCCGTCACCCGCAACGTCGCCGGCGCCGAGCTCGGGGCCCTGCTCGGCTGGATGTCGACCCGGGTGCTCGGCCAGTACGACCTGCTGATCGTCGAGGAGGAGTCACCCGAGGACCAGGACCTCGTCTACTACGTGGGGCCGAACATCTTGGCCCTCGAGAAGCGCTTCGCCTTCCCGCCGCGCGAGTTCCGGCTCTGGCTGGCCCTCCACGAGGTCACCCACCGGCTGCAGTTCACCGGCATCCCCTGGTTGCGGCCCCACTTCCTCTCGCTGGTCGAGGGCAGCATCGGCGACGTCTCCGTCGACCCCAAGCGCTTCCTCGACGTCATCCGCCGCGCGGCCGACGAGGTCCTCGCCGGGCGGAACCCGCTCGACGAGGGCGGCATCGTGGCGCTGGTGGCCACCCCCGAGCAGCAGCTGGTCATGTCCCGGATCGGGGGCATGATGAGCCTCCTCGAGGGCCACGGCGACGTCACCATGGACCGGGCCGGCGCCGACCGGATCCCCTCGGCCGAGCGCTTCGGTCGAGTCCTCCGCCAGCGGCGCGCGCAGCGTTCGGGCCCGGCACGGGTCCTCCAGAAGCTCATCGGCCTCGAGGCCAAGCTCAACCAGTACGAGCAGGGGGAGCGTTTCATCGAGGCGGTCGAGGCCGCCGGGGGCACCGGGCTGCTCGACCGGGCATGGACGGGTCCCGAGTGGCTCCCGTCGATGGACGAGATCCGCGCCCCGGCGATGTGGATCGAGCGGGTCGAGGCCCTCGCGGGCGCCGACGCCGGGACATCCACGAGCTGA
- the rsrA gene encoding mycothiol system anti-sigma-R factor yields MTEPDCSEALRELYVFLDGELTVERRATIRRHLDDCHDCLEVFDFEAELKMVIARKCVDTPPDHLLERIARALGQPDPGT; encoded by the coding sequence GTGACCGAGCCTGATTGCAGCGAGGCGCTTCGCGAGCTCTACGTCTTCCTCGACGGCGAGCTCACCGTCGAGCGCCGGGCGACCATCCGCCGCCACCTCGACGACTGCCACGACTGCCTCGAGGTCTTCGACTTCGAGGCCGAGCTCAAGATGGTCATCGCCCGCAAGTGCGTCGACACCCCGCCGGACCACCTCCTGGAGCGCATCGCCCGGGCGCTCGGCCAGCCCGACCCGGGCACCTGA
- a CDS encoding sigma-70 family RNA polymerase sigma factor translates to MADQARFTDLAMEHMPSLYTAALRMTRRPADAEDLVQETYLKAYRGFGGFTEGTNLRAWLYRILTNTYINRYRAQQRRPDESDLGELEDLYLYRRLGGLEQARASRSAEDELMDLFGEAEVKDALEALPEQFRIAVLLADVEGFAYKEIAEILDIPIGTVMSRLHRGRKALQRALYDFASSRGLTERGEPSGS, encoded by the coding sequence ATGGCCGATCAAGCGCGCTTCACCGACCTCGCCATGGAGCACATGCCGTCGCTCTACACGGCGGCGCTGCGGATGACGCGGCGGCCCGCCGATGCCGAGGATCTCGTCCAGGAGACCTACCTCAAGGCCTACCGGGGCTTCGGGGGCTTCACCGAGGGGACGAACCTGCGGGCCTGGCTCTACCGGATCCTCACCAACACCTACATCAACCGGTACCGGGCGCAGCAGCGCCGGCCCGACGAGTCCGACCTCGGCGAGCTGGAGGACCTGTACCTCTACCGTCGCCTCGGCGGCCTCGAGCAGGCCCGGGCCAGCCGCAGCGCCGAGGACGAGCTGATGGACCTCTTCGGCGAGGCCGAGGTCAAAGACGCCCTCGAAGCGCTGCCCGAGCAGTTCCGCATCGCCGTGCTCCTCGCCGACGTCGAGGGCTTCGCCTACAAGGAGATCGCGGAGATCCTCGACATCCCGATCGGCACGGTGATGAGCCGCCTGCACCGCGGCCGCAAGGCCCTCCAGCGGGCCCTGTACGACTTCGCGTCCTCGCGCGGCCTCACCGAGCGCGGCGAGCCCTCCGGGTCCTGA